A region from the Medicago truncatula cultivar Jemalong A17 chromosome 6, MtrunA17r5.0-ANR, whole genome shotgun sequence genome encodes:
- the LOC25496362 gene encoding kunitz-type elastase inhibitor BrEI — protein sequence MNLTLVTTLCFLLFSFTTYFPLPFVSSSFPSSPTDADLIVKDIHGNPVVPSGRYFIWPEFLVSGGGFRLGETENSTCPFTVLQDYSNLGHGLPVKLTPQNQPSSDDPITRGLHLDIAFDYKPDCAESSKWLMVEAENEFPTPWLAIDGTGKNVHDGWFELTRYKRSGYLIFFCYKNDGCIYLSRKNDKNGMRLVYETDGDGDALGAVFVKDDDAARARISSVV from the coding sequence ATGAATCTTACATTAGTTACCACCCTTTGTTTCCTCCTCTTTTCCTTCACCACCTACTTTCCATTACCCTTTGTTTCCTCTTCTTTTCCTTCATCACCTACAGATGCTGATCTTATCGTCAAGGATATACATGGGAACCCCGTTGTTCCTAGTGGCAGATACTTTATTTGGCCTGAATTCTTAGTAAGTGGCGGTGGATTCAGGCTTGGTGAAACTGAAAATTCAACATGTCCATTTACTGTACTTCAAGATTATTCTAACCTTGGTCATGGCCTACCAGTAAAATTGACCCCACAAAATCAACCAAGTAGTGATGATCCTATCACTAGAGGCTTGCATTTGGACATTGCATTCGATTACAAGCCAGATTGTGCAGAATCCTCCAAGTGGTTGATGGTTGAAGCAGAAAATGAGTTCCCTACACCATGGCTGGCTATTGATGGTACTGGAAAGAATGTTCATGATGGTTGGTTTGAACTTACTAGATACAAGAGATCGGGATACCTTATCTTTTTCTGTTACAAAAATGATGGTTGTATTTATTTGAGTAGGAAGAATGACAAAAATGGAATGCGTTTGGTCTATGAAActgatggtgatggtgatgccTTAGGAGCGGTATTCGTTAAGGATGATGATGCTGCTAGAGCTCGAATATCATCAGTAGtttga